The proteins below are encoded in one region of Candidatus Dadabacteria bacterium:
- a CDS encoding metal ABC transporter ATP-binding protein gives MSSGEENPAVPAVRVTDLTVAYGDKTVLWDIDLEIPSGSIVAVVGPNGAGKTTLIKSIQGLVPRVAGVVSIHGKPYEKQRKEVSYVPQRGSVDWDFPTSVVDTVKMGSYGDLGWIRRPGRKEHEKALSALEKVDMLEFAQRQISQLSGGQQQRVFLARALVQSASVYLLDEPFQGVDATTEKAIVRILKELAAGGKTVLAVHHDLNTVSEYYQRIAILNVGLVASGRVDEVFNSENLMKAYGGKTSFFPERKSAKRAV, from the coding sequence ATGAGCAGCGGAGAGGAGAATCCGGCCGTTCCGGCAGTCCGTGTGACGGACCTTACCGTCGCTTACGGCGACAAGACCGTTCTCTGGGATATAGACCTTGAGATTCCAAGCGGGTCGATAGTCGCCGTTGTGGGACCGAACGGCGCCGGCAAGACAACCCTGATAAAATCTATCCAAGGACTTGTTCCGCGCGTTGCGGGAGTCGTCTCCATCCACGGTAAACCTTACGAAAAACAGAGAAAGGAAGTGAGTTACGTTCCCCAGAGAGGTTCTGTAGACTGGGATTTTCCCACTTCCGTAGTGGATACGGTGAAAATGGGCAGTTACGGAGACCTGGGATGGATAAGACGTCCCGGAAGAAAGGAGCATGAAAAGGCGCTCAGCGCCCTTGAGAAAGTCGATATGCTTGAGTTTGCCCAGAGGCAGATAAGCCAGCTCTCCGGAGGGCAGCAGCAGAGAGTTTTCCTCGCAAGAGCCCTTGTTCAGAGCGCATCGGTTTACCTTCTGGATGAGCCTTTCCAAGGGGTTGATGCTACGACCGAGAAAGCGATAGTCAGGATACTGAAGGAACTTGCCGCCGGGGGAAAAACTGTGCTTGCGGTTCATCACGATCTTAACACCGTTTCCGAGTACTACCAGCGGATCGCCATTCTGAATGTGGGACTTGTGGCCTCGGGGAGGGTGGATGAGGTCTTTAATTCTGAGAATCTCATGAAGGCTTACGGAGGCAAGACCTCCTTTTTCCCCGAAAGAAAATCGGCCAAAAGGGCAGTGTGA
- a CDS encoding metal-dependent transcriptional regulator, translated as MLSQSIEDYLKAIYEIETSEGKVSTSALSEKLGVSPASVTSMMKKLSEKKLITHKRYQGVKLTPAGRKIALEIIRHHRLIELYLKEALGVPWDQVHQEAEKWEHVLSEDLEDRIDKFLGYPVTDPHGSPIPRRDGTMIVRECDALVDVEPDTLVRVVEVSDHDPELLRYLGGIGLYPETEMTVVSKQPFKGPIIVELTGKEYPIGRNAAKYILVEKANN; from the coding sequence ATGCTTTCGCAATCAATAGAGGATTACCTTAAGGCCATTTACGAGATTGAGACTTCCGAGGGGAAGGTTTCGACCAGCGCACTTTCGGAAAAACTGGGCGTGTCTCCGGCTTCGGTTACGAGCATGATGAAAAAGCTCTCGGAGAAAAAGCTTATAACCCACAAGCGCTACCAAGGGGTGAAGCTTACTCCCGCTGGCAGGAAAATAGCTCTTGAGATAATCAGACATCACCGGCTTATCGAGCTTTACCTGAAGGAGGCGCTAGGCGTTCCTTGGGACCAGGTGCACCAGGAAGCCGAGAAATGGGAACACGTGCTCTCAGAGGATCTTGAAGACAGGATCGACAAGTTTCTCGGTTATCCGGTCACCGACCCGCACGGCTCACCGATCCCGCGCCGAGACGGCACCATGATCGTGAGGGAGTGCGACGCTCTTGTGGATGTGGAGCCTGACACCTTGGTGAGAGTGGTTGAAGTGAGCGATCATGACCCGGAACTGCTTCGTTACTTGGGCGGGATAGGGCTTTACCCCGAAACCGAGATGACGGTTGTTTCGAAGCAGCCTTTTAAGGGTCCCATAATCGTCGAGCTGACCGGGAAGGAATATCCCATAGGGCGAAACGCTGCCAAGTACATACTGGTTGAGAAAGCGAACAACTGA
- a CDS encoding zinc ABC transporter substrate-binding protein, whose product MKMIAGIRFFMLSALLVLCVACAESSGSVKREGTIKVVTTTAMIGDLVKNVAGEKAEVISLMGTGVDPHLYKASAGDVEKLAGADMIFYNGLHLEGKITDVLAQMKKSGIFTVGVAEGIDKSLLLSPEEYEGYYDPHIWFDVALWKKAAKVVKEAFSLYDPENAVIYKQNAESYLKELNLLQSYIQKKVALLRHERKVLITAHDAFNYFGRGYGFEVMGLQGISTDSEASVADIQNLSRVIAERKIPAVFVETSISPRYMRALRASVKARGFDVRIGGSLYSDSMGSPGTEEGSYIGMFRSNVDTIVESLSRSIEVADSKAEAAGDG is encoded by the coding sequence ATGAAAATGATAGCGGGCATAAGGTTTTTTATGCTTTCTGCGTTGCTGGTGCTCTGTGTGGCCTGCGCTGAAAGCAGCGGAAGCGTAAAAAGAGAAGGCACGATAAAAGTGGTTACGACCACCGCTATGATCGGGGATCTGGTCAAGAACGTCGCCGGGGAAAAAGCGGAGGTCATCTCCCTCATGGGAACCGGGGTTGACCCGCATCTTTACAAAGCGAGCGCCGGGGACGTGGAAAAGCTTGCCGGAGCCGACATGATTTTTTATAACGGTCTTCACCTCGAGGGAAAGATTACGGATGTTCTTGCGCAGATGAAAAAAAGCGGGATATTCACCGTAGGGGTTGCGGAGGGAATCGACAAGTCCCTGCTTCTTTCTCCCGAGGAATACGAAGGATACTACGATCCGCATATCTGGTTTGACGTCGCTCTGTGGAAAAAAGCGGCCAAGGTGGTCAAGGAGGCTTTCTCACTCTACGATCCGGAAAACGCCGTTATCTACAAGCAGAACGCCGAATCCTATCTCAAAGAACTGAATCTTCTGCAGTCTTACATACAGAAGAAGGTAGCCTTGTTGCGCCACGAAAGAAAAGTCCTTATAACGGCCCACGATGCATTTAATTATTTCGGAAGAGGTTACGGATTTGAGGTAATGGGGCTTCAGGGAATAAGTACCGATTCTGAAGCGAGCGTTGCGGATATACAAAATCTCTCAAGGGTAATTGCCGAGCGAAAAATTCCGGCAGTTTTCGTTGAAACCTCCATCTCTCCCAGATACATGCGTGCCCTTCGGGCCTCGGTCAAGGCAAGAGGTTTTGATGTCCGGATAGGCGGCAGTCTTTACTCGGACTCGATGGGCAGCCCGGGAACAGAAGAGGGTAGCTACATAGGGATGTTCAGAAGCAACGTGGATACTATCGTGGAATCGCTCAGTCGCAGTATCGAGGTTGCCGATTCCAAAGCCGAAGCCGCCGGAGATGGGTAA
- a CDS encoding metal ABC transporter permease translates to MLEFAVELFSDYTARTILLGAASLGVVSGVVGSYAVLRKQSLVGDVMSHAALPGIVLAFLIMGVKEQLPIFIGAALSAVLAVFLINLVTSNSRIKTDSAMGMALSVFFGLGLVLLTYAQKMPDANQAGLDKFLFGQAEALVEKDVLVIGVTGLFALLVVGLFWKEFKLLCFDPDFGGTMSFSIKSLDLLVTAVIVSAIVIGLQTVGVVLMSSMLIAPAVAARQWTGGMGSMVILAASIAAVSGVTGVALSAGLENVPTGPAVIVCVSVIAFFSVLFSPNGFFTLRFKDARSRREIRKDYVLKALHDLALEHNDPGYAHSEKLLALGSEKGFNVRKSLLHLQAAGHVERAGEENWRLTPSGIRETRRLSPVGNNG, encoded by the coding sequence ATGCTTGAATTTGCGGTTGAGCTTTTCTCTGACTATACGGCCAGGACCATTCTCTTGGGAGCGGCTTCCCTTGGGGTTGTAAGCGGCGTGGTCGGCTCTTACGCGGTGCTTAGAAAGCAAAGCCTCGTGGGCGACGTCATGTCGCACGCGGCCCTTCCCGGAATAGTGCTTGCCTTCCTCATAATGGGAGTCAAGGAACAGCTGCCGATCTTTATCGGGGCCGCGCTCTCCGCCGTCCTGGCGGTTTTTCTGATCAACCTAGTTACGAGCAACTCGAGGATAAAAACCGACAGCGCTATGGGGATGGCGCTTTCTGTCTTTTTCGGGCTTGGCCTTGTTCTTCTTACCTACGCGCAGAAAATGCCGGACGCCAACCAGGCGGGGCTTGATAAGTTTCTTTTCGGTCAGGCGGAGGCGCTTGTCGAAAAAGACGTCCTTGTTATAGGTGTTACGGGGCTTTTCGCCCTTTTGGTTGTGGGACTTTTCTGGAAAGAGTTCAAACTTCTTTGCTTCGATCCGGATTTCGGGGGAACTATGAGCTTTTCCATTAAGTCTCTGGACCTGCTCGTTACGGCCGTCATAGTTTCGGCAATAGTAATCGGGCTGCAGACAGTAGGGGTCGTGCTTATGAGCTCAATGCTCATTGCCCCCGCGGTTGCGGCCAGACAGTGGACCGGCGGTATGGGCTCGATGGTGATTCTTGCGGCCTCAATAGCGGCCGTCTCCGGCGTAACCGGTGTTGCGCTAAGTGCCGGGCTTGAGAACGTGCCGACGGGACCGGCGGTTATAGTCTGCGTGAGCGTCATCGCTTTTTTTTCGGTTCTTTTCTCGCCGAACGGATTTTTCACCCTGAGATTCAAAGACGCCAGGAGCAGAAGGGAGATAAGGAAGGATTACGTCTTAAAAGCCCTGCACGATCTGGCTCTTGAGCATAACGACCCCGGCTACGCGCATTCCGAGAAGCTGCTTGCGCTTGGAAGCGAGAAGGGGTTTAACGTGAGAAAAAGTCTTTTGCATCTGCAGGCGGCGGGGCACGTGGAGAGAGCGGGCGAAGAGAACTGGCGGCTCACCCCAAGCGGTATTCGCGAGACCAGGAGGCTTTCACCGGTGGGGAATAACGGATGA
- a CDS encoding glutaminyl-peptide cyclotransferase yields MTGFEKNRLWLTINPMRNPRGIRENLVPSLLVFLSLFLFFSCSETLNPGRNSDKAPASDHPPARAETEGRKKQILKPQDALTVLNSFPHDPAAFTQGLVYRDGFLYESTGLYRKSSLRKTNPATGKVLARTDLPREFFGEGLAIIGDSVYQLTWKSGQGFIYGKEDLKRRGTFTYSTEGWGLTDDGTQLIMSDGTEKLYFLSPESFEVTKVLRVKENGAAVARLNELEYAEGRIYCNIWHSDDIVVVDPESGIVKRRINLGQLRERLSLSNEAGVLNGIAWKPSSRTFLITGKNWSEVFEIKLTSP; encoded by the coding sequence ATGACTGGTTTCGAAAAGAACCGCTTATGGCTTACAATAAACCCCATGCGAAACCCCCGGGGCATAAGAGAAAACCTTGTTCCGAGCCTTCTGGTTTTCCTCTCTCTCTTTCTTTTCTTCTCTTGTTCCGAAACGCTGAATCCAGGAAGGAATTCTGACAAAGCTCCTGCTTCTGACCACCCGCCCGCTCGTGCTGAAACGGAGGGTCGGAAAAAACAGATCTTAAAACCTCAAGACGCCCTTACTGTGCTTAACTCTTTCCCTCACGATCCGGCCGCCTTCACTCAGGGTCTTGTTTACAGAGACGGGTTTCTTTATGAAAGCACGGGGTTATACAGAAAGTCGTCTCTTAGGAAAACGAATCCGGCTACGGGAAAAGTACTTGCCAGAACAGATCTTCCCCGTGAGTTTTTCGGCGAAGGTCTTGCCATAATAGGCGATAGCGTATACCAGCTCACATGGAAGTCCGGTCAAGGCTTCATATACGGCAAGGAAGACCTGAAACGCAGGGGGACATTTACCTATTCCACGGAAGGCTGGGGGCTTACCGACGACGGAACGCAGCTCATAATGAGCGACGGAACCGAAAAACTGTATTTTCTCTCCCCAGAGAGCTTCGAGGTAACGAAAGTCTTAAGAGTAAAGGAAAACGGGGCGGCAGTTGCCAGGCTTAACGAGCTCGAATACGCGGAGGGAAGAATCTACTGCAACATATGGCACTCGGACGACATAGTGGTCGTAGACCCCGAAAGCGGAATCGTGAAGAGGCGGATAAACCTGGGGCAACTCAGGGAAAGGCTCAGTCTTTCGAACGAGGCCGGAGTGCTTAACGGAATCGCCTGGAAACCCTCTTCCCGCACCTTCCTTATTACCGGAAAGAACTGGTCTGAGGTTTTCGAGATAAAACTCACTTCCCCTTGA